The genomic DNA TAGTAATGTTTTTGCATAATcgttttttcaaaaactattttattaagaaagtgttttttatattaaaaatgaaatatttattttggttagatcttgaaaaaatcaatttcaatagaaAAGAGATAAAATCATAACTTACAGTGTCTGCTTTTTCAACCGCATTAATGAATAGCTCTTTGAATATGCTTAGTTTTTAACTTGAATGgtttttcaataattatataatctttttctttttaactaaaatcaattagatagatGATCGTAtaccatttcaatttcaaaatcaattataacaTTTATGTTTCAAATCAACTAATACTCACCCAAAAACActtcatcaaacaaaaatagctattcaataatatttttagaGGTCAAGATATTTTCTTGTCGTTTAGGAAAGGTTTGAATATCATGAgggaaaaagataaaaaaaaaaaaaaaatgtgctaAGCTAAGAATAAGATAGATTGCTTTTGACTCCTCTAATAACCTACCGGAGTTTTAAAAGAGATGCAGTGTTCTACAATAGAATATCATTTTTAAGGTATGATATATATGTTTAGAGTATCCACATCCAAAGCATCTATTTTGGTTGATTAAACGGACttcatctaattttttattatttaatattttctaacTCTTTAAACAAttcaactacattttttttctaaaaaaaaaactcaattacatttttttagtatCAATACAGTCTACCAAAAATCTAAACCGGGTCCCAATGACCCCACAATATACTCAAACATTACCaatcaaaaaaatcttaatgtgGGCCACACATTAAGATGTAAACTTTGGCTACTCATATTGAAAGCCAATTATCGATGTTCCCTAATACATGTTCATTAGCATTTGTGAAGACACTTCCATAAAGTTATCGATAATTATGctcttatatattttaattgttgttcAAGGTTAATCCTgttttatatatagtattataATGTTACATTGTTTACATTTAGCTGGTTAATCTTAGCAGGCAAAAGAGGAATGTGAACATCTAATCAATATAGCCAAGCCTGATGTGCAGAAATCGACTGTTGTTGATGATACAACAGGAAAGAGTGTGAACAGCAGgttagatttttctttttccgACCCCAAAATTCTTTATCAAGCGTATAATGAGTTCAATGTTGAATATAAATCTCGTTTACCATGTTTAAATTTCCATTGCCACTTCATTCATGTCAAACCTTTTGCTTACATATTTCTTTTGCATTTAGTGCACGAACAAGCTCTGGAACTTTTATCGACAGaggatatgataaaattttgagcgATATCGAGAAAAGAATTGCTGATTTTACTTTTATACCTGTAGGTGTGTTCTTTATGCATTTTGTCTGCCTCTATACGCGGTtcattaattaagtaaatgatacttataaatattcagaatttcgGTTTTAGTCTTTACAGAAAATAATCATACTTTTTagtttcagtaaaaaaaattgtccggCATTTTTAGTCTtcgtaaattttttaaattttggatatttatagaaaccatttacttaatttacCATATACTTAAACAACTATTATTTAAGTTTGTTTCAAAACATGCAGAGCATGGCGAAGACGTTAATATTCTCCATTATGAAGTTGGACAAAAGTACGATTTTCATACTGACTACTTTGAAGATGAGGTTAATACTAAGCATGGGGGTGAGCGTATAGCAACAATGTTGATGTACCTGTAAGTATGAGTTTAGTTGTCATTGAATCATTGTAGACTTCATGAATATATATGAAGTTGATATTGGTGTGCACACTTCTTGTATTTTGATGATACAGTTCAGATGTTGAAGAAGGGGGTGAGACAGTGTTTCCATCTGCTAAGGGAAATTTTAGCTCTGTGCCTTGGTGGAATGAGCTTTCTGATTGTGGAAAAAAGGGACTTTCAATTAAGCCAAAGATGGGTAATGCTATACTTTTCTGGGGCATGAAGCCTGATGCAACCGTAGATCCATTGAGTGTTCATGGTTAGTAACTCTTTTTCGCTATCTAATGTTTTTgctcaataaaaaataaaaataaaaatgttgtatTAAAATAGTTGTCTAAATATCACTTTCTCTTTAATTTATCAGTAAATGTTAGGGTTATGTTCGATTCTATGGTTTGAACCCTGGACCTCTGGGGTTGTACTCATCACTGTTCCTGTTAACTTAACAATTAGAGATAATTTCAATCCTATATGTGTGTGATGATTTTTCAGGTGCTTGTCCAGTTATCAAGGGTGATAAATGGTCATGTACCAAATGGATGCGAGTTGGTAAATGGTGATGAGAAATGGTCAGGTGCTTGAGGAGCTTATTGTAGGTTTGTATGCCTAAATGGTCCATGCCTATCTCTCTATATATAGCTACACTACAACTTTGTACGCTATTACTAAGCCGAATCTAATATGAATAAACTGATCCAATGTTTGCATGCAGTGTTGCAGTTTCatgtaaaaaatcatgaaaagtGAGATATCTACTCAAATTTATGATTACTTTTATACAATCAATCTATCATATTCTTTATTAAGTTATGGAACAAGTCTTACTTCGtcacaattttaaattaaaaaatatttggacgcacacatatacatatgaaaaaaattaaaagagaagaattggatgttaaaaaatgatgtaactaattattttattttttttaatttatgtgtgtgttcaatttttttcactCACATATGTTGATCAAGGGTTCAAATTAAGAGTACAAAAATCAAGCCCCGATCAGCTTTAGGGTGCAAATATTTTCCCAagatataaaatgttttttttttttttttgcctcaTTGCAAATGGAGATGAGAATGCAAGTAGTTTGAAGAACATAACCTAAAATATCCATAAGCCCGCCAGGCAAGAGTGATACCGTCGTCAAAGGAATCGTTTGATTTGGTGGGTCATTGAAGCACCAAGATAAAGgctcaaatcttttttttttttggtagatagacgaaatggcaaagtcattataaacccacacacataagtggaggtaccggagttcgaaccccggtcatggcatccggcctaacaatttcggcattttgctagttgagttaggacttctgGATAAAGGCTCAAATCTTTGGTTGTGTTCATACCCAACTTAGCATTAATGCTATCAATAACCTGCTGATCGCCATTTACAGCCAAAATTATTTACAACAAacaaactttaattaataattttttttatattgcctATGTAGTATTTTAGAGCATactcaaaaatattttgtagtaATAGTAAATTATTTGTCAAATAGTCTGATGACTAAAAATTTACTCCATAAGTTGAATAAGTGGGCAattcgaggttcgaactccTACCATTATGTATTAAATGCAATGTTACTAagaattgagttaagctcacgagtacctattaataaatataagtgttctaaagacacttgttaaaaaaaatcaaaagtagtAAGTTTACCTTGAATTCaacaattttgtaatttttaaaaagttaaaatgacCACTTTTCGccttttttaatacaatatttctatttttatcctctTAACCAAGTTCTAAGGACACTCTTTaatattttccatattttatgaccactttaaataataaaaatttctcCTTTCtcgatttttaaaaataaaagaataaagctttttttattttaaaaaaagatcattcgtttttttatgggaaaaatgtaaaaaaggGATATTCTTAAATTAATAGTCAATATGTAATTAAGAAGAGAGTTGAGAGAAAGACCATTTTAATTGGTGTGGCCTAGATTACCTCTCTTATTTATGGGGTATTTATTCTTTATGGTGATGGTTACAGGTTAATAATGCCTTGTTTGTGCATGACACTCAGTTGTGGTGGTCGGACCCTATGTTATGTCTGGGTATCGACTGACCgtaatttttgtaaatattgtttgaCTGTTCTTTTTAAGGGGTGGCCGTCCAGTACATCTTGTGCTGAAATGGTTCCACTGCCTATgtttatatattccattttgatgttttcaaaaaaaaaaaatatacaatgtaacattaaatatcaaataaatgagtcaatttttctataaaaaaatcaattttaataaggtaacttttaagttttacttaattatatttaggtatacattcataattaatttacactatagggcttgtaaaaattaaaatttcacatcaaattcaacccatCATATACGTTCATATATTTTGTTCCATTCCAAAACCTAGAACACACATAACGtgtaatttcttcttcattcttcttcccatcttgattgttcaattctctTGTTCCAGAATTGCCGCCGTTTTAAATTATCGTGAAAATCGTTGCCGTTCGTTTGATTTCAGACATCGTGAGGTCGTCGCTGTTTCCAAAAGCTATATCCACGAATTGCTCATGAATTAACACTCACcttataaaattcatatttgtattagcattatttattatttatttatttatttcactttGTCTTCTCTTCCATAGCGTTAACTGACCTCACACCGTGTTCACAATCTCAACAAATGTTCATTTCGGCAACACAAAATTCACCCGGAAcagaaacaacataacaacacaatataatcatttgagtaaaacaaattccaaaagtaaatttaataatcaatattttaccaaaaataaaattaataatcaacacATTGAAGATCCATTTATCTTAATCAAACGCAAAATATTgtgataaaatacaattttatataatctcaaacaactcaatcaaactcaaaacccaaataaaaatggaagcGTCATTGGAATTCATGCCAAAATTGAAAGTCAACACTGTCACATTATAAGTGTGAAACGGTTGCAATCAAGTCACGATAGTAGTGAGAAAGAaacgaaaatgaaaaatcaaatcaagaagaaacatcaagtcacgatacctgatgTGATTATGGAAATAACACCGATTCTCACAATGTCTGGAATCAAAAGGTTGGAAGCGAatctcacgataattggaaacgGCGGCAATTCTGGAACGagagaattgaacaatcaagatggaaaaaagaatgaagaagaaattgcatGTTATAGGGTTTGGAAttgaacaaaatttatgaacgtaTATGGGGTGTTtgctaaaaataagttataagctagttgaaagctgaaaagctagcttataatTGATGTCTTAcaactgatagcttatagctgaaaaactgatttattaaaattgaagtgtttggtaaaattaggtGTTGAAGTagctgataagtataaaataacataaaaggacatgtttatatatatatatatatatatatatagagagagagagagagagagagagagagagagagagaga from Medicago truncatula cultivar Jemalong A17 chromosome 8, MtrunA17r5.0-ANR, whole genome shotgun sequence includes the following:
- the LOC11438677 gene encoding probable prolyl 4-hydroxylase 3; its protein translation is MGKLKHSRVGPRKPLLPTSRTLIFTLFVTFIFLIIFLILLSLRIPKPKHLNSITHINNLRFFFNSTTNISFFLRDDDDNKRWVEIVSWEPRVFLYHNFLAKEECEHLINIAKPDVQKSTVVDDTTGKSVNSSARTSSGTFIDRGYDKILSDIEKRIADFTFIPVEHGEDVNILHYEVGQKYDFHTDYFEDEVNTKHGGERIATMLMYLSDVEEGGETVFPSAKGNFSSVPWWNELSDCGKKGLSIKPKMGNAILFWGMKPDATVDPLSVHGACPVIKGDKWSCTKWMRVGKW